ACCGCCTTCGCTCTTCGTGAGTTCTGTCGCGACACAAAGATAGCGCGCACCGTCCGGCGTTTCCGCAAGCTGCCGGATAATACGCCCCGGCGTTTCAAACGCCTGATGCACATTCCACAGCGGACAAGCCGCACCATAACGCGCGAATTGCAGCTTTGCCGCACTGTGGCGCTTGGTGATGTTTCCTGCCCGATCGATGCGCGCAAAAAACACCGGCACACCGCGTTGGCCCGATCTCTGCAAGGTGCTTAAACGGTGCGCGACCTGTTCAAGGCTTGCGCCGAAACGCGACGCCAGCAATTCCAGATCATGCCGCAGCTCTTTCGCTGCAGACAAAAAGTTCTGATAAGGCAGCATCAGCGCGCCAGCAAAATAATTGCGTAGTCCAATTTTGCAAATTTCGACAGCTTCTGTTGAGCGAAAATCTGCACGCTTCGCAATTGCTGTGACCGTTTCCTCCATTTCCAGTTCTGCAATCTGAAATGCGATCTGAAAATTTCGTGTTGAAGCGGGCGAATAAGGATTGAGGTAGAGAATGCGGGTTTCAGGGTTGAAACGACGCAGAATTGCCTCATCCGGATCAGCGCGTGCGACGCGCACCCGGTGATGACTTTCCATATATTGCGGCAGCGCCAAGCCAATATCCCGCGCTGGAATGTCGAGCTTCTCAGCAAGCTTTTCTGCGGCAATATCAATCTCATGGACGTAATTGTCGATAAAATGGAAAAAGTCGCGCACTTCTTCATAAGGTGCTGGCTCGGCGACTGACGGCGCGCGCCCAAGCTGATTATCGAGGCTTGCCAATTGCTCGCTGTTGCGCCGATAGGCCTGATGACAAGCGATCAGCGCATGCGCCAGTCCCGGCGCATTCTGCGTGATCAGCTTCAGTTCCTGCAAATTTGGCTTGTAATTATCAAAGACAGGATCAGCCAAGGCTTCTGATACAGCGGATAACAAACGATCATCATCGCCCAGTGAAATCGCACCAATGTCGATCTGGTAGTTCTCGGCGAGCGCCAGCAAAACAGCAGCTGAAACCGGCCGCTGATTGTTCTCGATCTGGTTCAGATAACTCGTTGAAATACCTAAGCGTTCAGCAAAACCGGACTGGGTTGTCCGATGCTGCTCGCGTATCTCACGGATCTTTCTGCCAACGTAAAGTTTTCTCGGTGCCATGTTTGCAAATTCGCATTTCGCTATTTGCAAATTTATAAATTACACAGCCACACCTTTTCAAGCTTTCAGAATGCGGCATACTGGCTCTAATCATTGAGACAACAACCCGCAATTTCATAGCTTTCCAAAGGCATAGCGAATGCAGGAACTTCTCCAACAACTTGAAGCACGTCGCACGGAAGCGCGCCTTGGCGGCGGGCAAAAACGCATTGATGCCCAGCACGGCAAAGGCAAGCTCACTGCCCGCGAAAGACTGGAAGTGCTGCTCGACGAGGGATCGTTCGAGGAGTTTGATATGTATGTCACGCATCGCTGCACCGACTTCGGCATGGAGAAGCAGAAAATCGCGGGCGATGGCGTCGTTACCGGTTGGGGCACGATCAATGGCCGGCAAGTCTATGTGTTCAGTCAGGACTTCACCGTTCTTGGCGGTTCGCTGTCCGAAACCCATGCGCAGAAAATCTGCAAGATCATGGATATGGCGATACAGAACGGCGCGCCGGTGATCGGCCTCAATGATTCTGGTGGCGCACGTATTCAGGAAGGCGTGGCATCGCTCGCGGGCTATGCTGACGTCTTCAAGCGCAATGCCGATGCTTCAGGCGTTATTCCGCAGATTTCCGTCATCATGGGACCATGTGCCGGTGGCGCGGTTTATTCTCCAGCCATGACCGACTTCATTTTCATGGTGCGCGACTCATCTTACATGTTCGTGACGGGGCCGGATGTGGTCAAAACCGTCACCAATGAGATTGTGACGGCGGAAGAACTTGGTGGCGCACGCACGCATACGCAGAAATCCTCTGTTGCCGATGGCGCTTATGAAAACGATATCGAGACGCTCGAACAAGTGCGTCTTCTGTTCGATTTCCTGCCGCTCAACAATCGCGAAAAATCGCCTACCCGCCCTTTCCACGACGATCCCGCGCGCCTCGAAATGCGGCTCGACACGCTGATCCCCGATAGCGCCAATAAGCCCTACGATATGAAGGAGCTCATCCTTGCGCTGGCGGATGAAGGCGACTTCTTCGAAATTCAGGAAGCTTTTGCCAAGAATATCATCACCGGCTTCATTCGCATGGAGGGTAAGACCATTGGTGTCGTCGCCAATCAACCGATGGTGCTGGCTGGTTGCCTTGATATCGATTCGTCGCGCAAAGCTGCACGCTTCGTGCGCTTTTGCGATGCTTTCAACATTCCGATCCTGACACTTGTCGATGTTCCGGGCTTTTTGCCCGGTACAGCGCAGGAATATGGCGGCGTGATCAAGCATGGTGCGAAACTATTGTTTGCATATAGCCAGGCCACCGTTCCGATGGTGACACTCATCACCCGTAAAGCCTATGGCGGCGCTTATGACGTGATGGCTTCCAAACATATCGGCGCAGACATGAATTATGCATGGCCCACCGCCGAGATTGCCGTCATGGGTGCCAAGGGTGCCACCGAAATCCTTTATCGCTCCGAACTTGGTGACACTGAAAAGATTGCAGCCCGAACGAAGGAATATGAGGAGCGTTTTGCCAATCCTTTCGTTGCGGCTGAACGCGGCTTCATTGATGAGGTCATCATGCCGCATTCATCCCGCCGCCGCATCGCCCGCGCTTTCTCTGCTCTGCGTAACAAGAGCCAGAACACGCCCTGGAAAAAACACGACACAATTCCGCTTTGATAGCGATGAGTGGGAACAAAATGATAAAGAAAATCCTCATTGCCAATCGCGGCGAAATCGCTTGCCGGGTTATCAAAACGGCAAAGAAAATGGGCATTGCTACGGTCGCGGTCTATTCCGACGCCGACCGAAATGCGCTGCATGTAAAAATGGCTGACGAAGCGGTGCATATTGGACCCGCGCCCTCGAATCAGTCCTATATCGTCATTGATAAAATACTTGCCGCAATCAAAGAAACGGGGGCTGATGCCGTACACCCCGGCTATGGCTTTCTGTCGGAAAATTCACGCTTCGCCGAGGCATTGAAAGCGGCCAATGTTACCTTCATCGGCCCGCCAGTAAACGCCATCGAGGCTATGGGTGACAAAATCACCTCAAAGAAACTCGCAGCCCGGGCGGGTGTCTCCACCGTCCCCGGCCATATGGGGCTAATCGAAGACGCCGATGAGGCGGTCCAAATCGCAAGCAAAGTCGGCTATCCGGTGATGATCAAGGCCTCTGCTGGCGGCGGCGGCAAGGGTATGCGCATTGCATGGAACGACGAAGAAGCCCGCGAAGGCTTCCAGCTCTCGCGCAATGAAGCCAAGTCTTCCTTCGGCGATGACCGCATCTTTATAGAAAAATTTGTCACTCAGCCGCGCCATATCGAAATTCAGGTTCTTGGCGATCAACACGGCAACGTCATCTATCTGGGCGAACGCGAATGCTCCATCCAGCGCCGCAATCAAAAGGTCATTGAGGAAGCACCTTCGCCTTTCCTCGATGAAGCAACCCGAAAAGCCATGGGCGAACAGGCTGTCGCGCTTTCCAAAGCGGTTGGCTATTACTCAGCGGGCACCGTAGAGTTCATCGTCGATGGCGACCGCAATTTCTATTTCCTCGAAATGAATACGCGCCTGCAGGTTGAACATCCGGTTACAGAACTCATCACCGGCATTGATCTGGTTGAAGAAATGATACGCGTTGCGTCGGGCGGAAAACTACGCATCACACAAGCCGATGTGAAGCTTAATGGATGGGCCATAGAAAGCCGCCTATATGCCGAGGATCCCTATCGCAACTTCCTGCCATCCATTGGCAGGCTGACCCGCTATCGCCCTCCGGTTGAAGGTCACAGCAAAAATGGCTGTGTCATCCGCAACGATACGGGCGTCTTCGAGGGCGGCGAAATTTCAATGTATTATGACCCCATGATTGCAAAGCTCTGCACATGGGGACCAGATCGATTGAGCGCAATCGGCGCCATGGGCGAAGCGCTCGATGCGTTTGAAGTGGAAGGCATCGGCCACAATCTGCCGTTCCTTTCAGCGGTTATGGATCATCCGCGTTTTCGGGCAGGTAGGCTGACCACAGCCTTCATCGCGGAAGAATATCCTGACGGGTTTGCAGGCGTCACAGTGTCGGAAGAAGACGCGCACGTGCTTGCAGCCGTTGCAGCACAAATCAACATGGTTGTTGAGCAGCGTAACAGCCAAATTTCCGGCAGACTTTCAACACAAGTGCAGTCGGTGGCAACCGACTGGGTTGTTACATTCAGTGGCTTCAGCTTGGCCTTCCGGATCGCTGAAGGCGAAGGCGGCACGACAATCAACTTTGTCGATGGGCTAAGCCTGCCGGTCGCCAGCGACTGGCATCCGGGTAATCAGCTTGGATCATTCACAGTTGGCGGCAAGTCAGTTGCCGTAAAGGTTTTGCGTTCAGGAACCGGTTGGCGGTTGCGCTGGCGTGGCATGGATGTCGTTGCGCATGTGCGCTTACCGCGCGTGGCAGAACTGGCAAAACTCATGCCCGTCAAGCTGCCGCCCGATACGTCGAAGATGCTGCTTTGCCCGATGCCCGGCGTCATAACCTCTGTGCTCGTGAAGGATGGCGAGACGGTCGAGGCTGGCCAACCACTTGCCACGGTAGAAGCTATGAAAATGGAAAACGTGCTGCGCGCAGAACGCCGTGCTACCGTAAAACGCATCGCTGCGGAGGAAGGCGCAAGCCTTGCGGTCGATGAACTCATTATGGAATTTGAGTGACCCTTCGAGACAGCGCTTCGCGCCTCGTCAGGATGAGCTATCGAAGATGGCGTCTCGAAAGACTGGGGGAGAGAAAAGCGTATGGGATGGAGAATAAGCCAATGACGCAGAAGACCCGCACGGATTGGGAGGCATTGGCCGAAAAGGAACTGAAACGCCCCGCAGATAGCCTTGTCTGGCACACACCTGAAGGCATAAACGTCAAACCGCTCTACACCGAGGATGACCTCGATCAGGTCGGGCATCTCGGCACCCTACCCGGATTTGAGCCATTCTTACGCGGCCCACGCGCCACCATGTATGCGGGCCGTCCTTGGACCATCCGTCAATATGCGGGCTTCTCCACCGCTGAGGCTTCCAACACCTTTTATCGCAAGGCCCTTGCTGCCGGTCAGCAAGGCGTGTCGGTGGCCTTCGACCTCGCCACTCACCGCGGCTATGACAGTGATCATCCTCGCGTTGAGGGCGATGTCGGCAAGGCAGGCGTGGCGATAGACTCCGTCGAAGACATGAAAATCCTTTTCGACGGCATCCCGCTTGAGAAAATCTCAGTCTCCATGACTATGAATGGCGCGGTGATCCCGATCCTCGCCAATTTCATCGTGGCGGGCGAAGAACAAGGCGTGTCGCGTGATCTGCTTTCCGGCACCATTCAGAACGATATTCTGAAAGAATTTATGGTCCGCAACACCTATATTTATCCGCCTGAGCCATCTATGCGGATCATCGCCGATATCATCGCCTATACCGCGACCGAAATGCCGAAGTTCAATTCGATCTCCATCTCCGGCTATCACATGCAGGAAGCAGGCGCCACGTTAGTGCAGGAACTGGCTTTCACTCTTGCTGATGGCCGCGAATATGTACGCGCGGCACTCAACAAAGGTCTCAATGTTGATGAGTTTGCTGGGCGGTTGTCATTCTTCTTCGCCATCGGCATGAACTTCTTTATGGAAATCGCCAAGCTGCGTGCGGCCCGCCTGCTCTGGTCGCGGATCATGAAAGAATTTGACCCGAAGAAGCCCGGATCGCTAATGCTGCGCACGCATTGCCAGACATCCGGCGTATCGTTGCAGGAGCAAGACCCCTACAACAACATTGTCCGCACAGCTTTTGAGGCCATGTCCGCGGCACTCGGCGGCACCCAATCACTGCACACCAATTCATTCGATGAAGCCATTGCTTTGCCGACAGAATTCTCCGCCCGCATCGCGCGTAACACGCAGCTTATTTTGCAGAACGAAACCGGCGTCAGCAAGGTTGTCGATCCACTCGCTGGATCATACTACATCGAAAGCCTGACCAATGAACTCGCAGAAAAAGCATGGGCCCTGATTGAGGAAGTCGAAAGCTTAGGCGGCATGACCAAGGCTGTCGAAAGCGGTCTGCCTAAGCGTCTGATTGAGGAAGCCGCAACCAGACGACAGGCTGCGGTAGATAAAGGCGAAGAAGTCATCGTCGGCGTCAACAAGTTCCGTCTGGAACAGGAAGACCCAATCGATATTCTCGACATCGACAACACAGCAGTTCGCCAATCCCAGATCGTCCGCCTGAACCGGATCAAAGAAACACGCAACAGGGCAAGAGTTGAAGGAGCCTTGGCTGAACTGGAGAAGGTGGCGAAAACTGGCGAAGGAAATATTCTGGCAGCAGCGGTTGAAGCAGCGCGTGCCCGCACAACAGTCGGCGAAATTTCCGACGCCATGCGCAGCGCCTTTGGTGACCATACTGCGGTGCCTAAGGTCGTGAGAAAAGTCTACGGCGCAGCCTACGAGGACGAGCCGGAATATCTGACGCTCGTGGAACGTCTGGAAGAGTTCTCCAAGCATACGGGCGACAAGCCCCGTATTATGGTGGCCAAGCTTGGTCAGGATGGCCATGATCGAGGCGCGAAAGTCATCGCGTCAGCCTTCGGTGACATTGGCTTTGAAGTGCTTGCTGGTCCACTATTTCAAACGCCGGAAGAAGCAGCTGATATGGCCATCAAGGCCAAAGTTCATGTGTTGGGCGTTTCATCTTTGGCTGCTGGCCATAAGACGCTGCTGCCCCAGCTCGTAGATACACTTCGAAAAAAAGGTGCCGAAAATATCATCGTCGTTTGTGGCGGTGTCGTCCCGCGTCAGGATTATCAATACCTGTTCGACCACGGCGTATCGGCTGTATTCGGCCCCGGCTCTAATGTGCTCGATTGCGCACGCGCAGTGCTTGACCTCATGGAAGGCAAACGCCGAAATCAATGAACACAATCAGATAGATAAACGAGAAAAGAGACTCATTTTCTGAGCCTCTTGAGAAGCCGGACGAAGAGCCCGGCTTCATTACTAATATCCTATCAGTTCTTCGGGCCTGCAAACCCAGCAATCGTGGAGCTGGTAACCGATACTGGATCGCTTGCTGGAAATGTGTCTTCCAGCCCTTCATCCAACTGGCGCTCCAGCTCAGTTTTGTCGCCCGACCGACGCGCACTTGGAGTGGTCAACAAGCTTGCAGGTTCAATACCGCACTCAGTACAGGCGACACTTAAGGCCTCTCCGAGCTTGAGCGCTGCCTTGCGTATCACAGCATCCCGTGCGAGCTCGTTACCCGTATCATTCTCAACCTTGACCGTAATTCTCTCTTCGCTCTCGGTTACGAATTCGACCATGTAGGTCGCAAACCCGCCAAGCGAACTGACACGTGTTTCAACAATTTCCATAGCTTTACCTCCGCGTTTCACCTCCTGAAACAACGGTAATCCGCGCCGATAGTTCCCGAAAAGGAACCGGTCTCACGCTGGAGCGTTTTCAGACAAACTGTGGGAGGACATGATGTCTCAGTTTTTTACACAACTAAGCGAGAAGGCAGCTGAACTAGCCGGGCATTATGCTGCTTTTATTCTCGCGGCAGTGTTCATCCTGATTTGGGGTGTAAGTGGCCCCTTTTTTGACTTTTCTGATACGTGGCAGCTGGTTGTGAACACCTCAACGACGATTATTACGTTCCTGATGGTGTTTTTGATCCAGAATTCACAGGACCGCGAAGCAAGCGCGACACAAGCCAAGCTCGATGAAATTCTGAACCACCTCTGTATTCTTAAAAGTGAGACAATTGGCGCTGAGCATCTGCCACTGGATAAATTGAAAGCCATGGTCAAGCATCTGGAAACCGAAGGCCACTATCCCGGCGCTTCACGTGAACCCAAGCAGTCAAAGTGATTGAGCTGTAAGCACTCGCTCTTTCCCGCGCGAACGATCGACCTATATGCAAACTAGGAGAGAAAATCGGAAGGAGATTTGTATGGCCATAACTCGAAAAGAAGAAGCTCGTGCGTTGAACACTGAGGAAAAAGAGCTGGTAGAAAAATCACACCATCCGCTTCTTCAGGATGTTCCTGATTCAGAGCTTTCACAACTGGCCAAGCTGTTACGTGATCGCCGCAGCAAAGCACGTGATCAGGCCCACCAGCGCCGCCGCGAAATGCGCGGTAAGGCAGTTGCGCGTGGTGCTTCCGCATCCAAGGCCGATGACGGTTCGCATCTAAAAGTGTCGGTTCTGGCCATGGCGATGCGCCGTATCAACGCAGAAGTTGATCGCCGCCGCAGCATGTCGGCGAGCAATGACCTGATTGCGAATGCGCAGAAAGCGCTGGCAACGAAGAAAGCCAATGAAAAGAATGATAAGACTTTTAATACCCGTCATGCGCGACATGGTATGCGAAATATACCCAACGAGAAGGCCGATAGTCTCATCCGGCCAATGGAGCGTGGTCGCCTGAAAAAGGCCGCCAGTGTCGCTCAGGCAAAGCGCGACTCTCGACAGGAAGCTGCGAGTTAAATCTCAACGAAGCTTCTCCTGGAAGGAATACAGTCTTCCAGGAGAAAAATAAAAGCATTAAAAACAATATACTAAAGTCGTTTCTTATAAAATAGATTACAGCATTTCCAAGGCTGTTTCGCGCGTTGGTGGCGCGAAGGTTCGATCCAGCAAAGTCAGTTGCTCTTCGGTGAGCTTTATATCCGCCGCGTTGCGATTTTCACGAACATGGCCGAGCTTTGATGTCTTCGGAATCGCAATCACATTGCCATTGCGCATGGTCCACGCAAGCGCGACAGCCGCTGGGGAAACTCCGACTTCATCGGCAACTTCATGCAGTACACTGTTTCCCAACAACCTGCCTTGTTCGATCGGTGAATAAGCCATCAGCGGAATTTTCTGACTTGCACACCACGGCATCAAATCAAATTCTGGCCCACGCCGGATCAAATTATAAAGTATCTGATTGGTGGCTGCCGCTTTCCCGCCTGTTAGATCAATCAGTTCTTTCATATCGGCAACGTCGAAATTACTGACACCCCATGCACCGATCTTGCCCGCCTGCTGCAATTTTTCAAAGGCAGACAAGGTCTCCTCCAGCGGATACCGCCCACGCCAATGCAAGAGATAAAGATCAATCTTTTCTGTGCCAAGCCGCATGAGACTACGCTCACACGCTTCAATCGTACCCTCTTGAGAGGCGTTATAGGGCAACACTTTACTGACGAGAAAGACGGCATCTCGATGACCTTTGATCGCCTCGCCCACTACTTCTTCCGCGCCACCATCGGCATACATTTCGGCAGTGTCGATCAGCGTCATGCCAAGTTCGATACCGCATTGCAGCGCCTCGACTTCCAGTCGTCGCTGCCGCGCATCTTCGCCCATATACCAGGTGCCCTGCCCGAGCGCTGGCACGAGCATGTCCGAAGCCAGTTTCACATGGGGAATTGTTCCGGTCATGGTTTGCCTCGTTCATGGATTGCGACTGTCACAAAGAACATAGGCTACATTAGAGCGCATCCCAAAAAGTGAGAAACGATTTTTGGATAAGTTGCGCGACAACACAAAGAGATATAGCGCCGATCCGATTCAGTTAGATCGAAACAGGCTCTAAGCGAACTGCAATCCAAAGCCCTGCATCAATCGACGAATGGCATAGTCAGGCTTTTGAGAGGTGAAGACCGCAAGATCATTGTGATGATGCAACTCTTTATTGATCTCACGTGATGGCAAAAGCGATACGGTGCGCCGTGCGATCGCTTCCGCAGGATCAAGCCAGTCAACCGGCCAGGGAGCCAGTCGCCGAAACACATTTGCGAGAAATGGATAGTGCGTGCAGGCGAGCACAACAATATCCGTGCGCTCGCCATCTTTTTCAACAAAGCACGGCGTAATCTGTTCAATAACCAGCGCCTCGTCGATTTCTTCACCGCGAATATGCGCCTCAGCGACCGCAGCAAGCCGGTCAGCTCCAACCAGTCGCACATGACATTGCGTGGCAAACGATTGGATCAGATCGCGAGTATAGGCGCGCTTCACTGTCCCAGGCGTAGCCAGAACGGAAACCAGCCGAGATGATGTGCGCTCAGCGGCGGGCTTGATCGCAGGAACAGTACCGACAAAAGGCACGTCCGGATAAGCACGGCGCAGATCATCTAACACCAAAGTCGACGCGGTATTGCAGGCAATGACCGCAATTTCTGGATTGTGCTCCGCGATGAATTTGCCAAAAAGCTCAACAATGCGCGCGCGCAACGCTTCTTCTTCCCATCCGCCATAAGGAAAACCGGCATCGTCCGCAATGTAGACAAACCGACGGTCAGGCATCAGCACCCGCGCTTCCCGCAAAACCGTCAAGCCGCCAATGCCACTATCGAATACCAATATGGGTTTTTCATACGTGGCGGTCGCCGTTTCGAAACGATCAGCTGCGGGAGCGTGTTTCATTCAGCCTTGTCCTCTGTTGCGGGCTTGCGGGCCCGGCTTTCCGGTGCACCTGAACCGCGCGGCTTTTTGGGTGTGAAAACATCAAGCGAGGTGATGACGCCACGCAGAAGCTTGAGTTCTGCGGATGCAAAACCTGCGCGCGTCAGCACCGAACGCAGATTGTTGACCATGATTTCTTTCTTCGCCTCGGGGCGGAAATAACCCCGAATATCAAGTGCTTCTTCCAGATGATTGAAAAGACTCTGCAATTCCAGCTTGGGCGCCGCTTCCATTTCCGGTCCACGGAAAACCGTATCGGTTTCGGTTTGGAGACCAGACTTCATCCACTCATAAGACATCAGCAGCACAGCTTGCGCGATATTGAGTGAGGCAAATGCCGGATTAACAGGGAAAGTCACCAGCTCATCGGCAAGGCCAACTTCTTCGTTGCTCAAGCCGAAACGTTCGCGACCAAATAGAATACCCGTCTTCTCTCCAGCAGTAAAACGACGGCGCAACTCACCATTCGCTTCCACAGGACTACGCACTTGCTTGAAGCCATCGCGTTCGCGTGCCGTGGTTGCGTAAACGAAGTTCAAGTCAGAAATCGCCGAGGGCAGATCCTCGTACACGACCGCATTATCGATGATATGATCCGCTTTGCTGGCAGCAGCACGCGCTTTTTCGCTCGGAAATTCTTCACGTGGTTGGACAAGTCGTAACTCGGCAAGACCAAAATTCGCCATGGCGCGCGCTACCATGCCGATATTCTCCGGCAATTGCGGGTTCACCAGAATGATCGCCGGTCCTTCGGTGATCAGCGTGCGCTGTTTGTCTGTTCCTGCCATGATATTTTCCGCTAAAGCATGGCGCAGCTAAAAGTCTCATTCAGCGTCCGCGACCATGCGACAATTGTAAGAAATCAGAGCTATCAAATCCGGTAAAATTAAGTGCGATACGCTCTGATGCTTTAGGATCGTGGCGCTTCCCTGACATAATTGACAGAAAATCGCAAAGATTCCCCTTACATCCGATCTGGAAATTCAGGTGTAGTAGCGGAATAACACCAGTCTGCCTCCCATCCATGCCAGACTGTTGGCACCGACATCGAAGTTTACAGGGAGGAAAATCATGTCCGGCAAAAAGATTCTCATGATCTGCGGCGATTTCTGCGAAGATTACGAAACAATGGTTCCGTTCCAGACGCTTCTCGCCGTTGGCCATAAGGTCCATGCTATATGCCCCGGCAAAAAGGCAGGCGATGCCATTGCGACAGCCATTCACGACTTCGAGGGCCACCAGACCTATACCGAAAAGCCGGGCCATAACTTCACCCTCAACGCAACATTCGCCGACGTGAAGGCTGAAAGCTATGACGCGCTCGTCATTCCCGGTGGGCGAGGACCGGAATATTTGCGCCTCGATGATAAAGTCATAGCAATCGTCAAACATTTTTTTGAAGCCAACAAACCTGTTGCGGCTGTCTGCCATGGCGCTCAGCTTCTAGCCGCCGCCCGCGTTCTCGAAGACCGTACCTGCTCGGCCTATCCTGCCTGTCGCCCAGAAGTAGAACTCGCAGGCGGCACGTATGCGGATATCCCCGTTGATCAGGCCATTACAGACGGCAATCTGGTGACAGCACCTGCCTGGCCTGCCCACCCAGTATGGTTGTCGCAATTTCTCAAAGTACTCGGCACCAAAATCACGCACAGTTAGTTGAATTTCTGCCTGCAACTCTAATCCGGTTGCAGGCAGACAAAATCTACGCGACATTATGGTTGGAGAGATTTCGGGAGGAAACCATGTGCAGATTGTTCATCGGGGCAGACCCGGAACTTTGGCAAAGCGTCACACGCTCGTTGCGTATTGATGGGGTGGTAACCAGTGTGCGGCTCGAAAACTTCTTCTGGTGGGCACTGGAAGATATTGCTGCGCGCGATGATCTTACCGTTAATCGCCTGCTTGGTCGTCTCTATGGTGAATCGCGCGCCGAGGGCCATGATCTGGATAATTTTGCATCGTTCCTGCGTGTTTGCTGTGGCCGATATCTGGCACTGCAGGTCAGTGGTCTTGTCCCAACAGACAAAGCAACAGCAATTTCGACGCTCGACGCAGATGCAATTCTGCTGCACGAACGAGAATCCTATCG
This sequence is a window from Ochrobactrum quorumnocens. Protein-coding genes within it:
- a CDS encoding RNA methyltransferase; its protein translation is MAGTDKQRTLITEGPAIILVNPQLPENIGMVARAMANFGLAELRLVQPREEFPSEKARAAASKADHIIDNAVVYEDLPSAISDLNFVYATTARERDGFKQVRSPVEANGELRRRFTAGEKTGILFGRERFGLSNEEVGLADELVTFPVNPAFASLNIAQAVLLMSYEWMKSGLQTETDTVFRGPEMEAAPKLELQSLFNHLEEALDIRGYFRPEAKKEIMVNNLRSVLTRAGFASAELKLLRGVITSLDVFTPKKPRGSGAPESRARKPATEDKAE
- the murI gene encoding glutamate racemase, which codes for MKHAPAADRFETATATYEKPILVFDSGIGGLTVLREARVLMPDRRFVYIADDAGFPYGGWEEEALRARIVELFGKFIAEHNPEIAVIACNTASTLVLDDLRRAYPDVPFVGTVPAIKPAAERTSSRLVSVLATPGTVKRAYTRDLIQSFATQCHVRLVGADRLAAVAEAHIRGEEIDEALVIEQITPCFVEKDGERTDIVVLACTHYPFLANVFRRLAPWPVDWLDPAEAIARRTVSLLPSREINKELHHHNDLAVFTSQKPDYAIRRLMQGFGLQFA
- a CDS encoding DJ-1/PfpI family protein, which produces MSGKKILMICGDFCEDYETMVPFQTLLAVGHKVHAICPGKKAGDAIATAIHDFEGHQTYTEKPGHNFTLNATFADVKAESYDALVIPGGRGPEYLRLDDKVIAIVKHFFEANKPVAAVCHGAQLLAAARVLEDRTCSAYPACRPEVELAGGTYADIPVDQAITDGNLVTAPAWPAHPVWLSQFLKVLGTKITHS
- a CDS encoding ribbon-helix-helix domain-containing protein; the protein is MCRLFIGADPELWQSVTRSLRIDGVVTSVRLENFFWWALEDIAARDDLTVNRLLGRLYGESRAEGHDLDNFASFLRVCCGRYLALQVSGLVPTDKATAISTLDADAILLHERESYRDQHSAWRKPAHHAA